The proteins below are encoded in one region of Metabacillus dongyingensis:
- a CDS encoding spore coat protein: MNNQPFYNQGDLRRPFGFGRPGFGFGRPGFGFGRPGFGFPFATGFIGGLAAGALLTPGFGYGYPYYPYYPPYPYPYYPYYW; the protein is encoded by the coding sequence ATGAATAATCAGCCATTTTATAATCAAGGAGACTTACGGCGTCCATTTGGTTTTGGAAGACCTGGATTTGGATTCGGCAGACCCGGGTTTGGTTTTGGAAGACCGGGTTTTGGATTTCCGTTTGCAACTGGGTTTATTGGAGGGCTTGCAGCAGGAGCATTATTAACTCCTGGATTTGGTTATGGCTATCCGTATTATCCGTACTATCCGCCGTATCCATATCCGTACTACCCTTATTACTGGTAA
- the remB gene encoding extracellular matrix regulator RemB, translated as MYIHLGDNFVIPSKEVVMIVDHQSSKTSGIVSEFLEKHQNHTVKLASGETKSIVVTTDKIYFSPLASGTLKKRAKFTFDIEMVADEPFKNHSQ; from the coding sequence TTGTATATTCACCTGGGAGACAATTTTGTGATTCCCTCAAAAGAAGTTGTCATGATTGTTGATCATCAATCTTCAAAAACATCCGGCATAGTCAGTGAGTTTTTAGAAAAACATCAGAATCATACAGTCAAGCTTGCGAGCGGCGAGACAAAGTCTATTGTTGTAACCACAGATAAAATCTATTTTTCCCCTCTTGCTTCAGGCACGTTGAAAAAACGCGCGAAATTCACATTTGACATAGAAATGGTTGCGGATGAACCATTCAAAAATCATTCCCAATAA
- the yaaA gene encoding S4 domain-containing protein YaaA encodes MKPVKIETEYITLGQFLKLAEVIQTGGMAKWFLQEYAIFVNGEPENRRGKKLVADDTVDIPDFGSFIVKN; translated from the coding sequence ATAAAACCAGTAAAAATTGAGACAGAATACATTACGCTTGGACAGTTCTTAAAGCTTGCTGAAGTCATTCAGACAGGCGGTATGGCCAAATGGTTTTTGCAGGAATATGCGATTTTTGTAAATGGCGAGCCTGAAAACCGCCGCGGAAAAAAACTGGTTGCTGATGATACGGTTGATATTCCAGACTTTGGCTCTTTCATCGTGAAAAACTAA
- the gyrB gene encoding DNA topoisomerase (ATP-hydrolyzing) subunit B — MEQKQVEQQTYDENQIQVLEGLEAVRKRPGMYIGSTAAKGLHHLVWEIVDNSIDEALAGYCDEINIIVEEDNSITVKDNGRGIPVGIHEKMGRPAVEVIMTVLHAGGKFGGGGYKVSGGLHGVGASVVNALSTVLEVTVYREGKIHYQKFERGVPAGDLEVIGESELTGTTTHFCPDPEIFTETVEYDFDTLANRLRELAFLNRNIKITIEDKRENKRKKEYLYEGGIKSYVEHLNRTREVIHEEPVYMEGAKDGITVEVALQYNDSYTSNIYSFANNIHTYEGGTHEAGFKTALTRVINDYARKNGAFKENDANLTGDDVREGITAIISVKHPDPQFEGQTKTKLGNSETRTVTDNLFAEGFEKFLLENPSTAKKILEKGLMASRARLAAKKARELTRRKSALEISNLPGKLADCSSKDPAISELYVVEGDSAGGSAKQGRDRHFQAILPLRGKIINVEKARLDKILSNNEIRTIITALGTGIAEDFDISKARYHKIVIMTDADVDGAHIRTLLLTFFYRYMRQIIENGFVYIAQPPLYKVQQGKRIEYAYNDREMEKLMAELPANPKPGIQRYKGLGEMNPEQLWETTMDPNTRTFLQVTLEDAMEADETFDILMGDKVEPRRNFIEGNAQYVKNLDI, encoded by the coding sequence ATGGAACAAAAACAAGTCGAACAGCAAACTTATGATGAAAACCAAATACAAGTATTAGAAGGCTTAGAAGCTGTCCGGAAACGTCCTGGGATGTATATTGGATCAACAGCAGCGAAAGGTCTTCACCATCTCGTTTGGGAAATTGTTGATAACAGTATTGACGAAGCGCTTGCTGGTTACTGTGACGAAATTAACATTATTGTTGAAGAAGATAACAGCATTACCGTAAAAGACAATGGCCGCGGTATTCCGGTCGGGATTCATGAAAAGATGGGACGCCCTGCGGTTGAAGTCATCATGACCGTTCTCCATGCCGGAGGTAAGTTCGGCGGCGGAGGCTACAAAGTATCAGGCGGACTGCATGGCGTTGGTGCATCTGTAGTTAACGCGCTTTCGACAGTCCTTGAGGTAACTGTTTACCGTGAAGGCAAAATTCATTATCAAAAATTCGAGCGCGGTGTTCCTGCTGGTGATTTGGAAGTCATAGGAGAAAGTGAACTAACAGGGACGACCACTCACTTTTGCCCTGATCCGGAAATTTTCACGGAAACGGTTGAATATGACTTTGACACCCTTGCAAATCGCTTAAGAGAATTAGCTTTCTTAAACCGTAATATTAAAATTACGATCGAAGATAAACGCGAAAATAAACGCAAAAAGGAATACTTATACGAGGGCGGAATTAAGTCATATGTCGAGCATTTAAACCGTACACGTGAAGTCATACATGAAGAGCCTGTCTATATGGAAGGCGCAAAGGATGGCATTACAGTTGAGGTTGCCTTGCAATACAATGATTCTTACACAAGCAATATTTATTCTTTTGCCAACAATATTCATACGTATGAAGGCGGAACTCATGAAGCTGGATTTAAAACAGCTCTTACTCGAGTAATTAATGACTATGCCCGTAAAAATGGCGCATTTAAAGAAAATGATGCCAATCTGACGGGTGATGATGTCCGTGAAGGAATAACTGCGATTATCTCTGTTAAGCATCCTGACCCGCAGTTTGAAGGACAAACCAAAACAAAATTAGGCAACTCGGAAACACGAACGGTTACTGATAATCTTTTTGCAGAAGGTTTTGAGAAGTTTTTATTGGAAAACCCTTCAACAGCCAAGAAAATCCTGGAAAAAGGATTAATGGCATCGAGAGCCCGCCTTGCAGCAAAAAAAGCACGTGAATTAACACGCCGCAAAAGCGCACTTGAAATTTCGAACTTGCCGGGTAAACTTGCAGACTGTTCTTCTAAAGACCCTGCTATTTCTGAATTATATGTCGTTGAGGGTGATTCTGCGGGAGGTTCTGCAAAACAAGGCCGTGACCGTCATTTCCAGGCAATCCTTCCGCTTAGAGGGAAAATTATAAATGTTGAAAAAGCACGGCTGGATAAAATTCTTTCCAATAACGAGATCCGTACTATTATCACTGCTCTCGGAACAGGTATTGCAGAGGATTTCGATATATCAAAGGCGCGTTATCATAAAATAGTTATCATGACTGATGCTGACGTGGATGGCGCCCATATCCGGACGCTTCTGCTCACATTCTTCTACCGCTACATGCGTCAAATCATTGAAAATGGATTTGTCTACATTGCGCAGCCGCCTTTATATAAAGTGCAGCAGGGTAAACGAATTGAGTATGCATACAACGACAGAGAAATGGAGAAGCTGATGGCAGAACTGCCGGCTAATCCAAAACCGGGCATCCAGCGCTACAAAGGTCTTGGGGAAATGAACCCTGAGCAGCTTTGGGAAACAACGATGGACCCCAACACAAGAACATTCCTTCAAGTTACTTTAGAAGATGCGATGGAAGCAGACGAAACATTTGACATCCTAATGGGTGACAAAGTAGAGCCCCGCCGAAATTTCATTGAAGGCAATGCTCAATACGTAAAAAATCTGGATATCTAG
- the recF gene encoding DNA replication/repair protein RecF (All proteins in this family for which functions are known are DNA-binding proteins that assist the filamentation of RecA onto DNA for the initiation of recombination or recombinational repair.) — protein sequence MFIKELTLRNYRNYEELTVEFENKVNVILGENAQGKTNVMEAIYVLAMAKSHRTSNDKDLIYWDKEYAKIEGRVEKYSGSVAMQLVVSKKGKKAKLNHIEQQKLSQYVGAMNVIMFAPEDLNLVKGSPQIRRRFIDMEIGQVSPIYLHDLNRFQKIMLQRNQYLKQMQMRKQTDRTMLDVLTSQLSESAAKVILKRIEFIEKLQKWAQPIHTGISRGLETLTIEYKASVDVSEEASLSKMIEAYEEKFDKIKDREIERGATLAGPHRDDLLFFVNGRDVQTFGSQGQQRTTALSLKLAEIELIHEEIGEYPILLLDDVLSELDDYRQSHLLNTIQGKVQTFVTTTSVEGIDHQTLKEATTYRVAKGWLTR from the coding sequence TTGTTTATCAAAGAATTAACGCTGCGGAATTACAGGAACTATGAAGAGCTTACCGTGGAGTTTGAAAATAAGGTCAATGTTATTTTAGGGGAGAACGCCCAAGGCAAGACAAATGTGATGGAAGCGATCTACGTTTTAGCCATGGCGAAGTCTCATCGCACCTCAAATGACAAAGATCTTATCTATTGGGACAAGGAATATGCTAAAATAGAAGGCAGAGTAGAAAAGTACAGCGGCTCTGTCGCTATGCAGCTCGTTGTCTCGAAAAAAGGAAAAAAAGCGAAGCTGAATCATATTGAACAGCAGAAATTGAGCCAGTATGTAGGGGCAATGAATGTCATTATGTTTGCACCCGAGGATCTCAATCTCGTGAAGGGAAGCCCCCAAATCCGAAGACGTTTTATTGATATGGAAATTGGACAGGTTTCTCCTATCTATCTGCATGATTTAAATAGATTTCAAAAAATAATGCTGCAGCGGAATCAGTATTTAAAGCAGATGCAGATGCGCAAACAAACCGATCGCACTATGCTTGACGTACTAACTTCACAGCTATCAGAGTCTGCCGCAAAAGTCATTTTAAAACGGATTGAGTTCATAGAGAAGCTGCAAAAGTGGGCCCAGCCGATTCACACAGGCATCAGCAGAGGACTTGAAACGTTAACAATTGAGTATAAAGCATCTGTGGATGTATCAGAAGAGGCAAGTTTGTCGAAAATGATAGAAGCATATGAAGAGAAATTTGATAAAATAAAAGATAGAGAAATCGAGCGCGGCGCAACACTAGCTGGTCCCCACAGAGATGATCTCTTATTTTTTGTGAATGGGCGCGATGTGCAGACATTCGGTTCTCAGGGACAGCAGCGGACAACCGCACTATCGCTGAAGCTTGCAGAAATCGAATTGATCCATGAGGAAATTGGAGAATACCCGATTTTGCTTCTCGATGATGTTTTATCAGAACTCGACGATTACAGACAATCGCATTTATTAAATACGATTCAGGGGAAAGTGCAGACATTTGTTACTACAACAAGTGTTGAAGGCATTGACCATCAGACGCTGAAAGAAGCAACGACATACCGTGTTGCAAAAGGCTGGCTGACACGCTGA